Proteins found in one Megalobrama amblycephala isolate DHTTF-2021 linkage group LG5, ASM1881202v1, whole genome shotgun sequence genomic segment:
- the si:ch73-288o11.5 gene encoding uncharacterized protein si:ch73-288o11.5 isoform X2: MAFNIPLTVQVVLTIMEISMNLTLNGRPNLKRVSVGTWESSVVPGFGTYLAAPSHLNPPLKPPLKSTTMTLELSLRIMSESLKEPSIDEEPATPEVSNQPDSSDSPEVITDDSHESAEDRE; this comes from the exons ATGGCCTTCAATATACCACTGACGGTCCAG GTTGTTCTGACCATCATGGAAATCTCCATGAATTTGACTCTGAATGGCAGACCGAATCTGAAACGTGTGTCTGTGGGGACATGGGAATCATCTGTTGTCCcag gtTTTGGGACATATTTGGCAGCACCTTCCCACCTGAATCCACCACTGAAACCACCCCTAAAATCTACTACGATGACTTTGGAGCTTTCACTGAGAATTATGTCGGAGAGCCTTAAAGAACCATCCAT TGATGAAGAGCCTGCTACACCCGAAGTTTCCAATCAGCCAGATTCCTCAGACTCACCTGAAGTCATTACTGATGACTCTCATGAGTCAGCTGAGGACCGTGAATAA
- the si:ch73-288o11.5 gene encoding uncharacterized protein si:ch73-288o11.5 isoform X1 produces the protein MAFNIPLTVQVVLTIMEISMNLTLNGRPNLKRVSVGTWESSVVPGFGTYLAAPSHLNPPLKPPLKSTTMTLELSLRIMSESLKEPSISDEEPATPEVSNQPDSSDSPEVITDDSHESAEDRE, from the exons ATGGCCTTCAATATACCACTGACGGTCCAG GTTGTTCTGACCATCATGGAAATCTCCATGAATTTGACTCTGAATGGCAGACCGAATCTGAAACGTGTGTCTGTGGGGACATGGGAATCATCTGTTGTCCcag gtTTTGGGACATATTTGGCAGCACCTTCCCACCTGAATCCACCACTGAAACCACCCCTAAAATCTACTACGATGACTTTGGAGCTTTCACTGAGAATTATGTCGGAGAGCCTTAAAGAACCATCCAT cagTGATGAAGAGCCTGCTACACCCGAAGTTTCCAATCAGCCAGATTCCTCAGACTCACCTGAAGTCATTACTGATGACTCTCATGAGTCAGCTGAGGACCGTGAATAA